One Deltaproteobacteria bacterium genomic window carries:
- a CDS encoding aminodeoxychorismate/anthranilate synthase component II yields the protein MILLIDNLDSFTFNLVQVFQSLGASPLVLRNNDPELLNLATDPTLHGVILSPGPSHPRNTGLCLRFLDLIPRAIPVLGVCLGHQTLAHHGGANVGAARRIMHGKTSDIVHDGTGIFRDLPNPLRIGRYHSLAVHEEGRTDLPFTVTARTADHEVMALRFTDRPWFGVQFHPESVLSPEGPKLLHNFLKLCA from the coding sequence ATGATTTTGCTGATCGACAATCTTGACTCGTTTACTTTCAACCTGGTTCAGGTCTTCCAATCTTTGGGCGCAAGCCCCTTGGTGCTGCGTAACAACGACCCCGAACTCCTGAACCTGGCCACGGACCCGACGCTGCACGGCGTGATTCTGTCCCCCGGTCCGAGTCATCCGCGCAACACCGGACTGTGTCTGCGCTTTTTGGACCTGATTCCGCGCGCGATCCCGGTCCTGGGCGTGTGCCTCGGCCACCAGACCCTGGCGCATCACGGCGGCGCGAACGTGGGCGCGGCCCGACGCATCATGCACGGCAAGACCTCGGACATTGTCCACGACGGGACTGGCATTTTCCGCGATCTGCCCAACCCCTTGCGCATCGGCCGCTATCATTCCCTGGCCGTGCACGAAGAGGGCCGGACCGACCTGCCCTTCACCGTCACCGCGCGGACCGCGGACCACGAAGTCATGGCCCTGCGTTTCACCGACCGACCCTGGTTCGGAGTGCAATTCCATCCGGAATCGGTGTTGTCTCCGGAAG